A window of Rhododendron vialii isolate Sample 1 chromosome 13a, ASM3025357v1 contains these coding sequences:
- the LOC131313712 gene encoding calmodulin calcium-dependent NAD kinase isoform X1 gives MQKDYYNGTSRPTCTQILVASSIGLIIAAAMHYRLKKLRDQKIVPRIKISDSGQVEKLERFSHYVARQMGFADRRECPHLCKLASDYIRKSEGCEENIYAFFADEPDADSLYIKLVEELERCILSYFAFHWSQAHQMISQVLGADSEPKKKLKHIVMAATREQRFERVTKNLKVARVFNTLVEEMKAIRIASAVDDSQCTDVMAPVDHKDRSPLLLLMGGGMGAGKSTVLKDILKEPLWSVAAGNMVIIEADAFKESDVIYKALSSRGHHDMLQTAELVHQSSTDAASSLLVTALNEGRDVIMDGTLSWVPFVVQTITMARNVHRRRYRMGAGYKVGKDGVVTESYWEQTEEEVEQDGTKKRRPYRIELVGVVCDAYLAVIRGIRRAIICRRAVRVKSQLKSHKRFANAFTTYCQLVDNARLYCTNALEGQPKLIGWKDRDKTLLVDPDEIDCLKRVGRLNDEANSIYELYKRPNPAYAAGSVWKDIVLSPSRLNIQQELKYSIQKVERQKR, from the exons ATGCAGAAAg ATTACTACAATGGCACTAGCAGACCAACCTGCACACAGATCCTCGTAGCCTCTTCCATCGGGTTGATCATCGCGGCCGCGATGCATTACCGTCTCAAGAAGCTAAGAGATCAAAAGATCGTTCCTCGGATTAAAATATCAGATTCCGGCCAGGTCGAGAAGCTTGAGCGTTTCTCCCACTATGTAG CTAGGCAAATGGGATTTGCAGATAGAAGAGAATGTCCACATCTGTGCAAGTTGGCATCTGATTATATTAGGAAATCTGAAGGGTGTGAAGAAAATATATATGCTTTCTTTGCTGATGAACCGGATGCGGATTCGCTGTATATAAAGCTGGTGGAGGAGTTGGAGAGGTGCATCCTCAGTTACTTTGCATTCCATTGGAGCCAAGCACATCAAATGATTAGCCAG GTACTGGGTGCTGATTCTGAGCCAAAAAAGAAGCTCAAACACATTGTCATGGCAGCAACGAG GGAACAGAGATTTGAAAGGGTGACGAAAAACCTGAAGGTGGCGAGAGTGTTCAATACGTTGGTGGAGGAGATGAAAGCCATCAGAATTGCATCGGCGGTTGATGATTCGCAGTGTACGGATGTGATGGCTCCTGTGGACCACAAAGATAGGAGCCCGCTTCTCCTCCTCATGGGTGGTGGGATGGGAGCTGGAAAGAGTACTGTGCTCAAGGACATTCTCAAAGA ACCATTGTGGTCAGTAGCAGCGGGGAACATGGTGATTATAGAAGCTGATGCCTTCAAAGAGTCGGATGTCATTTACAAAGCCCTCAGCTCTCGAGGCCATCATGACATGCTTCAAACGGCTGAATtg GTGCACCAATCATCTACTGATGCAGCATCATCCCTGCTGGTAACAGCGCTCAATGAAGGGAGGGATGTGATCATGGATGGAACACTCTCTTGGGTCCCTTTTGTTGTGCAGACAATAACCATGGCCAGGAATGTTCACCGGCGCCGTTACCGAATGGGAGCTGGTTATAAGGTGGGTAAAGATGGAGTTGTGACTGAAAGCTACTGGGAACAGACCGAAGAAGAAGTAGAACAAGATGGAACTAAGAAGAGAAGACCATACAGGATAGAGCTCGTTGGAGTTGTTTGTGATGCTTATTTAGCTGTTATTAGAGGCATAAG GAGAGCTATTATTTGCAGAAGAGCTGTGAGGGTGAAATCACAGTTAAAATCACACAAGAGATTTGCAAATGCATTTACAACATACTGTCAACTAGTAGATAATGCAAGGTTATACTGTACCAATGCTTTGGAAGGCCAGCCTAAG TTGATAGGATGGAAAGACAGGGACAAGACATTGCTAGTTGATCCAGATGAGATAGACTGTTTGAAGAGGGTAGGCAGGTTGAATGATGAGGCAAACTCCATTTATGAACTTTACAAGCGCCCAAACCCAGCTTACGCAGCTGGATCAGTTTGGAAAGACATTGTCTTGTCACCTTCAAGATTGAACATTCAACAAGAGCTAAAGTATTCAATCCAGAAAGTTGAAAGACAGAAACGATAG
- the LOC131313712 gene encoding calmodulin calcium-dependent NAD kinase isoform X2 has product MGFADRRECPHLCKLASDYIRKSEGCEENIYAFFADEPDADSLYIKLVEELERCILSYFAFHWSQAHQMISQVLGADSEPKKKLKHIVMAATREQRFERVTKNLKVARVFNTLVEEMKAIRIASAVDDSQCTDVMAPVDHKDRSPLLLLMGGGMGAGKSTVLKDILKEPLWSVAAGNMVIIEADAFKESDVIYKALSSRGHHDMLQTAELVHQSSTDAASSLLVTALNEGRDVIMDGTLSWVPFVVQTITMARNVHRRRYRMGAGYKVGKDGVVTESYWEQTEEEVEQDGTKKRRPYRIELVGVVCDAYLAVIRGIRRAIICRRAVRVKSQLKSHKRFANAFTTYCQLVDNARLYCTNALEGQPKLIGWKDRDKTLLVDPDEIDCLKRVGRLNDEANSIYELYKRPNPAYAAGSVWKDIVLSPSRLNIQQELKYSIQKVERQKR; this is encoded by the exons ATGGGATTTGCAGATAGAAGAGAATGTCCACATCTGTGCAAGTTGGCATCTGATTATATTAGGAAATCTGAAGGGTGTGAAGAAAATATATATGCTTTCTTTGCTGATGAACCGGATGCGGATTCGCTGTATATAAAGCTGGTGGAGGAGTTGGAGAGGTGCATCCTCAGTTACTTTGCATTCCATTGGAGCCAAGCACATCAAATGATTAGCCAG GTACTGGGTGCTGATTCTGAGCCAAAAAAGAAGCTCAAACACATTGTCATGGCAGCAACGAG GGAACAGAGATTTGAAAGGGTGACGAAAAACCTGAAGGTGGCGAGAGTGTTCAATACGTTGGTGGAGGAGATGAAAGCCATCAGAATTGCATCGGCGGTTGATGATTCGCAGTGTACGGATGTGATGGCTCCTGTGGACCACAAAGATAGGAGCCCGCTTCTCCTCCTCATGGGTGGTGGGATGGGAGCTGGAAAGAGTACTGTGCTCAAGGACATTCTCAAAGA ACCATTGTGGTCAGTAGCAGCGGGGAACATGGTGATTATAGAAGCTGATGCCTTCAAAGAGTCGGATGTCATTTACAAAGCCCTCAGCTCTCGAGGCCATCATGACATGCTTCAAACGGCTGAATtg GTGCACCAATCATCTACTGATGCAGCATCATCCCTGCTGGTAACAGCGCTCAATGAAGGGAGGGATGTGATCATGGATGGAACACTCTCTTGGGTCCCTTTTGTTGTGCAGACAATAACCATGGCCAGGAATGTTCACCGGCGCCGTTACCGAATGGGAGCTGGTTATAAGGTGGGTAAAGATGGAGTTGTGACTGAAAGCTACTGGGAACAGACCGAAGAAGAAGTAGAACAAGATGGAACTAAGAAGAGAAGACCATACAGGATAGAGCTCGTTGGAGTTGTTTGTGATGCTTATTTAGCTGTTATTAGAGGCATAAG GAGAGCTATTATTTGCAGAAGAGCTGTGAGGGTGAAATCACAGTTAAAATCACACAAGAGATTTGCAAATGCATTTACAACATACTGTCAACTAGTAGATAATGCAAGGTTATACTGTACCAATGCTTTGGAAGGCCAGCCTAAG TTGATAGGATGGAAAGACAGGGACAAGACATTGCTAGTTGATCCAGATGAGATAGACTGTTTGAAGAGGGTAGGCAGGTTGAATGATGAGGCAAACTCCATTTATGAACTTTACAAGCGCCCAAACCCAGCTTACGCAGCTGGATCAGTTTGGAAAGACATTGTCTTGTCACCTTCAAGATTGAACATTCAACAAGAGCTAAAGTATTCAATCCAGAAAGTTGAAAGACAGAAACGATAG
- the LOC131313713 gene encoding histone H1 isoform X4 yields MATEEPVVAVEPKAKKASKPRNPPLHPPYVEMVTDAIATLKDKSGSSQYAITKFIEEKQKQLPPNFKKLLLFHLKKLVASGKIVKVKASFKLPSVEKPKTATATATEVKKVPAKAKAVAAAKPKSVTKAKPAAKAKVAAKPKAVAKPKPKAKEKPAKVVRTSPGKKAAVSKPAPKKAAVKKVPAKSVKPKTVKSPGKKAGVKKGKKKAMKLMFDCSISQNVFGRVVFILLVLEESVAAAPSSKSPTRYQFRYQISCS; encoded by the exons ATGGCAACAGAAGAACCGGTTGTGGCGGTTGAGCCGAAAGCGAAGAAAGCGTCGAAGCCTAGGAACCCTCCGCTGCATCCTCCCTACGTAGAG ATGGTGACCGACGCGATTGCGACGTTGAAGGATAAGAGCGGATCGAGCCAGTACGCGATCACGAAGTTCATCGAGGAGAAGCAGAAGCAGCTCCCGCCGAATTTCAAGAAGCTGTTGCTGTTCCATTTGAAGAAGCTGGTGGCGTCCGGTAAGATCGTGAAGGTCAAGGCGTCGTTCAAGCTCCCGTCAGTTGAGAAACCTAAGACGGCGACGGCGACGGCGACTGAGGTTAAGAAAGTTCCAGCGAAGGCGAAAGCTGTGGCGGCAGCGAAGCCTAAGTCAGTTACGAAAGCCAAGCCGGCTGCGAAGGCGAAGGTAGCCGCGAAGCCAAAAGCCGTGGCGAAGCCCAAGCCGAAAGCGAAGGAGAAGCCGGCTAAAGTTGTGAGGACGTCGCCGGGGAAGAAAGCTGCGGTTTCTAAGCCGGCTCCGAAGAAAGCGGCAGTTAAGAAGGTTCCGGCTAAGAGCGTGAAGCCGAAGACGGTGAAGTCGCCAGGGAAGAAAGCAGGGGtaaaaaagggaaagaa gAAGGCAATGAAACTCATGTTTGATTGTTCCATCAGCCAAAATGTGTTCGGCAGAGTAGTATTTATTCTCTTGGTCCTTGAAGAATCAGTTGCTGCTGCTCCTTCTTCCAAATCTCCAACAAGGTACCAATTCAGATACCAAATTTCAT GTAGCTGA
- the LOC131313713 gene encoding histone H1 isoform X5, with the protein MATEEPVVAVEPKAKKASKPRNPPLHPPYVEMVTDAIATLKDKSGSSQYAITKFIEEKQKQLPPNFKKLLLFHLKKLVASGKIVKVKASFKLPSVEKPKTATATATEVKKVPAKAKAVAAAKPKSVTKAKPAAKAKVAAKPKAVAKPKPKAKEKPAKVVRTSPGKKAAVSKPAPKKAAVKKVPAKSVKPKTVKSPGKKAGVKKGKKKAMKLMFDCSISQNVFGRVVFILLVLEESVAAAPSSKSPTR; encoded by the exons ATGGCAACAGAAGAACCGGTTGTGGCGGTTGAGCCGAAAGCGAAGAAAGCGTCGAAGCCTAGGAACCCTCCGCTGCATCCTCCCTACGTAGAG ATGGTGACCGACGCGATTGCGACGTTGAAGGATAAGAGCGGATCGAGCCAGTACGCGATCACGAAGTTCATCGAGGAGAAGCAGAAGCAGCTCCCGCCGAATTTCAAGAAGCTGTTGCTGTTCCATTTGAAGAAGCTGGTGGCGTCCGGTAAGATCGTGAAGGTCAAGGCGTCGTTCAAGCTCCCGTCAGTTGAGAAACCTAAGACGGCGACGGCGACGGCGACTGAGGTTAAGAAAGTTCCAGCGAAGGCGAAAGCTGTGGCGGCAGCGAAGCCTAAGTCAGTTACGAAAGCCAAGCCGGCTGCGAAGGCGAAGGTAGCCGCGAAGCCAAAAGCCGTGGCGAAGCCCAAGCCGAAAGCGAAGGAGAAGCCGGCTAAAGTTGTGAGGACGTCGCCGGGGAAGAAAGCTGCGGTTTCTAAGCCGGCTCCGAAGAAAGCGGCAGTTAAGAAGGTTCCGGCTAAGAGCGTGAAGCCGAAGACGGTGAAGTCGCCAGGGAAGAAAGCAGGGGtaaaaaagggaaagaa gAAGGCAATGAAACTCATGTTTGATTGTTCCATCAGCCAAAATGTGTTCGGCAGAGTAGTATTTATTCTCTTGGTCCTTGAAGAATCAGTTGCTGCTGCTCCTTCTTCCAAATCTCCAACAAG GTAG
- the LOC131313713 gene encoding histone H1 isoform X2: protein MATEEPVVAVEPKAKKASKPRNPPLHPPYVEMVTDAIATLKDKSGSSQYAITKFIEEKQKQLPPNFKKLLLFHLKKLVASGKIVKVKASFKLPSVEKPKTATATATEVKKVPAKAKAVAAAKPKSVTKAKPAAKAKVAAKPKAVAKPKPKAKEKPAKVVRTSPGKKAAVSKPAPKKAAVKKVPAKSVKPKTVKSPGKKAGVKKGKKKAMKLMFDCSISQNVFGRVVFILLVLEESVAAAPSSKSPTRFNVGSGELNCSWIPCLVFFI from the exons ATGGCAACAGAAGAACCGGTTGTGGCGGTTGAGCCGAAAGCGAAGAAAGCGTCGAAGCCTAGGAACCCTCCGCTGCATCCTCCCTACGTAGAG ATGGTGACCGACGCGATTGCGACGTTGAAGGATAAGAGCGGATCGAGCCAGTACGCGATCACGAAGTTCATCGAGGAGAAGCAGAAGCAGCTCCCGCCGAATTTCAAGAAGCTGTTGCTGTTCCATTTGAAGAAGCTGGTGGCGTCCGGTAAGATCGTGAAGGTCAAGGCGTCGTTCAAGCTCCCGTCAGTTGAGAAACCTAAGACGGCGACGGCGACGGCGACTGAGGTTAAGAAAGTTCCAGCGAAGGCGAAAGCTGTGGCGGCAGCGAAGCCTAAGTCAGTTACGAAAGCCAAGCCGGCTGCGAAGGCGAAGGTAGCCGCGAAGCCAAAAGCCGTGGCGAAGCCCAAGCCGAAAGCGAAGGAGAAGCCGGCTAAAGTTGTGAGGACGTCGCCGGGGAAGAAAGCTGCGGTTTCTAAGCCGGCTCCGAAGAAAGCGGCAGTTAAGAAGGTTCCGGCTAAGAGCGTGAAGCCGAAGACGGTGAAGTCGCCAGGGAAGAAAGCAGGGGtaaaaaagggaaagaa gAAGGCAATGAAACTCATGTTTGATTGTTCCATCAGCCAAAATGTGTTCGGCAGAGTAGTATTTATTCTCTTGGTCCTTGAAGAATCAGTTGCTGCTGCTCCTTCTTCCAAATCTCCAACAAG GTTCAATGTGGGATCTGGGGAGCTCAATTGCAGTTGGATACCGTGTCTGGTATTTTTCATCTAG
- the LOC131313713 gene encoding histone H1 isoform X6 yields the protein MATEEPVVAVEPKAKKASKPRNPPLHPPYVEMVTDAIATLKDKSGSSQYAITKFIEEKQKQLPPNFKKLLLFHLKKLVASGKIVKVKASFKLPSVEKPKTATATATEVKKVPAKAKAVAAAKPKSVTKAKPAAKAKVAAKPKAVAKPKPKAKEKPAKVVRTSPGKKAAVSKPAPKKAAVKKVPAKSVKPKTVKSPGKKAGVKKGKKKAMKLMFDCSISQNVFGRVVFILLVLEESVAAAPSSKSPTR from the exons ATGGCAACAGAAGAACCGGTTGTGGCGGTTGAGCCGAAAGCGAAGAAAGCGTCGAAGCCTAGGAACCCTCCGCTGCATCCTCCCTACGTAGAG ATGGTGACCGACGCGATTGCGACGTTGAAGGATAAGAGCGGATCGAGCCAGTACGCGATCACGAAGTTCATCGAGGAGAAGCAGAAGCAGCTCCCGCCGAATTTCAAGAAGCTGTTGCTGTTCCATTTGAAGAAGCTGGTGGCGTCCGGTAAGATCGTGAAGGTCAAGGCGTCGTTCAAGCTCCCGTCAGTTGAGAAACCTAAGACGGCGACGGCGACGGCGACTGAGGTTAAGAAAGTTCCAGCGAAGGCGAAAGCTGTGGCGGCAGCGAAGCCTAAGTCAGTTACGAAAGCCAAGCCGGCTGCGAAGGCGAAGGTAGCCGCGAAGCCAAAAGCCGTGGCGAAGCCCAAGCCGAAAGCGAAGGAGAAGCCGGCTAAAGTTGTGAGGACGTCGCCGGGGAAGAAAGCTGCGGTTTCTAAGCCGGCTCCGAAGAAAGCGGCAGTTAAGAAGGTTCCGGCTAAGAGCGTGAAGCCGAAGACGGTGAAGTCGCCAGGGAAGAAAGCAGGGGtaaaaaagggaaagaa gAAGGCAATGAAACTCATGTTTGATTGTTCCATCAGCCAAAATGTGTTCGGCAGAGTAGTATTTATTCTCTTGGTCCTTGAAGAATCAGTTGCTGCTGCTCCTTCTTCCAAATCTCCAACAAG GTGA
- the LOC131313713 gene encoding histone H1 isoform X3, giving the protein MATEEPVVAVEPKAKKASKPRNPPLHPPYVEMVTDAIATLKDKSGSSQYAITKFIEEKQKQLPPNFKKLLLFHLKKLVASGKIVKVKASFKLPSVEKPKTATATATEVKKVPAKAKAVAAAKPKSVTKAKPAAKAKVAAKPKAVAKPKPKAKEKPAKVVRTSPGKKAAVSKPAPKKAAVKKVPAKSVKPKTVKSPGKKAGVKKGKKKAMKLMFDCSISQNVFGRVVFILLVLEESVAAAPSSKSPTRHARLKKRLSR; this is encoded by the exons ATGGCAACAGAAGAACCGGTTGTGGCGGTTGAGCCGAAAGCGAAGAAAGCGTCGAAGCCTAGGAACCCTCCGCTGCATCCTCCCTACGTAGAG ATGGTGACCGACGCGATTGCGACGTTGAAGGATAAGAGCGGATCGAGCCAGTACGCGATCACGAAGTTCATCGAGGAGAAGCAGAAGCAGCTCCCGCCGAATTTCAAGAAGCTGTTGCTGTTCCATTTGAAGAAGCTGGTGGCGTCCGGTAAGATCGTGAAGGTCAAGGCGTCGTTCAAGCTCCCGTCAGTTGAGAAACCTAAGACGGCGACGGCGACGGCGACTGAGGTTAAGAAAGTTCCAGCGAAGGCGAAAGCTGTGGCGGCAGCGAAGCCTAAGTCAGTTACGAAAGCCAAGCCGGCTGCGAAGGCGAAGGTAGCCGCGAAGCCAAAAGCCGTGGCGAAGCCCAAGCCGAAAGCGAAGGAGAAGCCGGCTAAAGTTGTGAGGACGTCGCCGGGGAAGAAAGCTGCGGTTTCTAAGCCGGCTCCGAAGAAAGCGGCAGTTAAGAAGGTTCCGGCTAAGAGCGTGAAGCCGAAGACGGTGAAGTCGCCAGGGAAGAAAGCAGGGGtaaaaaagggaaagaa gAAGGCAATGAAACTCATGTTTGATTGTTCCATCAGCCAAAATGTGTTCGGCAGAGTAGTATTTATTCTCTTGGTCCTTGAAGAATCAGTTGCTGCTGCTCCTTCTTCCAAATCTCCAACAAG GCATGCCAGACTGAAGAAAAGATTGTCTAGGTGA
- the LOC131313713 gene encoding histone H1 isoform X1, with translation MATEEPVVAVEPKAKKASKPRNPPLHPPYVEMVTDAIATLKDKSGSSQYAITKFIEEKQKQLPPNFKKLLLFHLKKLVASGKIVKVKASFKLPSVEKPKTATATATEVKKVPAKAKAVAAAKPKSVTKAKPAAKAKVAAKPKAVAKPKPKAKEKPAKVVRTSPGKKAAVSKPAPKKAAVKKVPAKSVKPKTVKSPGKKAGVKKGKKKAMKLMFDCSISQNVFGRVVFILLVLEESVAAAPSSKSPTRYQFRYQISCKHNLLSSLKPSKMV, from the exons ATGGCAACAGAAGAACCGGTTGTGGCGGTTGAGCCGAAAGCGAAGAAAGCGTCGAAGCCTAGGAACCCTCCGCTGCATCCTCCCTACGTAGAG ATGGTGACCGACGCGATTGCGACGTTGAAGGATAAGAGCGGATCGAGCCAGTACGCGATCACGAAGTTCATCGAGGAGAAGCAGAAGCAGCTCCCGCCGAATTTCAAGAAGCTGTTGCTGTTCCATTTGAAGAAGCTGGTGGCGTCCGGTAAGATCGTGAAGGTCAAGGCGTCGTTCAAGCTCCCGTCAGTTGAGAAACCTAAGACGGCGACGGCGACGGCGACTGAGGTTAAGAAAGTTCCAGCGAAGGCGAAAGCTGTGGCGGCAGCGAAGCCTAAGTCAGTTACGAAAGCCAAGCCGGCTGCGAAGGCGAAGGTAGCCGCGAAGCCAAAAGCCGTGGCGAAGCCCAAGCCGAAAGCGAAGGAGAAGCCGGCTAAAGTTGTGAGGACGTCGCCGGGGAAGAAAGCTGCGGTTTCTAAGCCGGCTCCGAAGAAAGCGGCAGTTAAGAAGGTTCCGGCTAAGAGCGTGAAGCCGAAGACGGTGAAGTCGCCAGGGAAGAAAGCAGGGGtaaaaaagggaaagaa gAAGGCAATGAAACTCATGTTTGATTGTTCCATCAGCCAAAATGTGTTCGGCAGAGTAGTATTTATTCTCTTGGTCCTTGAAGAATCAGTTGCTGCTGCTCCTTCTTCCAAATCTCCAACAAGGTACCAATTCAGATACCAAATTTCATGTAAGCATAATCTATTATCTTCCTTAAAACCTTCTAAAATGGTATAA
- the LOC131313611 gene encoding flowering locus K homology domain-like, producing MAEENFEEHDMDGELENENSNPPEVQASENGSGGVEVQKWPGWPGENVFRMLIPVQKVGGIIGRKGEFIKKMCEETKARIKILDGPPGSIERTVLVSAKEEPDLPISPAMEGLLSVHKRIVDVDSDPANAPSGAGGMVCTRLLAAANQAGVLIGKQGATIKSIQDASSCTIRILGGENLPPFALPDDSIVEVQGEATGVHKAVELIATNLRKFLVDRSVIPVFEMQMQVPNAEANQNIPPHQPWGSAPQGFGGGPGFMPNPQYMPPPHQFDNYYPPQDMPPYDKQLRQGPPAYGRDASMGVHATSAPSQQSVVTKVTQSMQIPLLYADAVIGISGANISYIRRASGASIAIQETRGVPGEMTVEINGSASQVQTAQQLIQNSMAEAASNTQNNPAAPTGQPYDYPSQGPVYGSPPSNLGGGHAPADYAYGTNYGY from the exons ATGGCTGAGGAAAACTTTGAGGAACATGACATGGATGGCGAGCTTGAGAATGAGAACTCGAATCCACCTGAAGTACAAGCATCTGAAAACGGCTCAGGAGGAGTTGAAGTACAAAAGTGGCCTGGATGGCCTGGAGAGAATGTGTTCAGGATGTTGATTCCCGTGCAGAAAGTCGGTGGCATTATCGGCCGCAAGGGAGAATTCATTAAGAAAATGTGTGAGGAGACCAAGGCTCGTATAAAGATTCTCGATGGTCCTCCGGGAAGCATAGAAAGAACT GTGCTGGTTTCTGCCAAGGAAGAACCAGATCTTCCTATTTCTCCTGCCATGGAAGGTTTACTGAGTGTTCATAAACGTATTGTTGATGTGGACAGTGACCCAGCTAATGCTCCATCTGGTGCTGGTGGGATGGTTTGCACAAGGCTTCTAGCGGCTGCCAATCAAGCTGGAGTCTTGATTGGAAAACAGGGTGCCACTATAAAGTCTATTCAAGATGCATCCAGTTGTACGATCCGTATTCTTGGAGGAG AAAACCTTCCACCTTTCGCCTTGCCGGATGATAGCATTGTTGAGGTACAAGGGGAGGCGACAGGCGTGCACAAAGCAGTTGAACTGATTGCAACCAATCTCAGGAAGTTTTTGGTTGATCGAAGCGTTATTCCGGTGTTTGAAATGCAA ATGCAAGTGCCGAATGCCGAAGCAAACCAGAACATACCCCCACACCAACCTTGGGGGTCGGCTCCTCAAGGTTTTGGTGGTGGACCTGGTTTTATGCCTAACCCTCAATACATGCCTCCTCCACATCAGTTCGACAATTATTATCCGCCACAAGACATGCCTCCTTATGACAAGCAGCTTCGTCAAGGGCCACCTGCGTATGGGAGAGATGCATCTATGGGAGTTCATGCAACTAGTGCACCTTCACAGCAATCAGTTGTTACAAAG GTCACACAGAGCATGCAAATCCCTCTGTTATATGCTGATGCTGTTATTGGGATCTCTGGTGCAAATATTAGCTATATACGCCGTGCCAGCGGTGCAAGCATCGCAATACAGGAAACAAGAGGTGTACCTGGTGAGATGACCGTGGAAATTAATGGATCTGCATCACAAGTCCAAACTGCTCAACAGTTGATACAG AATTCCATGGCAGAAGCTGCTAGCAACACGCAGAACAACCCAGCTGCTCCAACTGGCCAACCATACGACTATCCTAGTCAGGGTCCAGTATATGGGTCTCCACCATCTAACCTCGGTGGCGGTCACGCTCCTGCAGACTATGCTTATGGAACCAACTATGGTTATTAA